The following coding sequences lie in one Cannabis sativa cultivar Pink pepper isolate KNU-18-1 chromosome 5, ASM2916894v1, whole genome shotgun sequence genomic window:
- the LOC115716394 gene encoding plant UBX domain-containing protein 10, with protein MVDVADKVAYFQAITGLEDSDLCTEILAAHGWDLELAISNYTSPNSIPPEEIPIVQTPSTAGVAGGRSSSSSSSGSEFPESSVRVPGQPGLAWKIITLPISVISGSLGLISGAIGLGLWAAGGVLSYSLGVVGLGHGRNGDSSSSTTPLVSVSAAASEAMEFVAGFERDYGLRRPNFVSEGFMDALQRSRNEFKLLFVYLHSPDHQDTPLFCERTLCSEVLVAFVNENFVSWGGSIRASEGFKMSNSLKASRFPFCAVVMAATNQRIALLQQVEGPKTPEELLTVLQRVLEESAPVLVTARLDAEERRSNIRLREEQDAAYRAALEADQARERQRKEEQERLEREAAEAERKRKEEEEARERAAREAEEKAAALARIRQEKALSLGAEPEKGPNVTQVLVRFPTGERKERRFDSTATIQTVYDYVDSLGCLEVENYSLVSNFPRMVYGPEKLALSLKEAGLHPQASLFVEPNS; from the exons ATGGTTGATGTAGCCGACAAGGTGGCTTATTTTCAAGCCATTACAGGTTTAGAAGATTCCGATTTGTGTACCGAGATCCTCGCCGCCCATGGTTGGGACCTCGAACTCGCGATCTCCAATTACACTTCTCCCAATTCCATTCCACCGGAAGAGATTCCCATAGTTCAAACACCATCGACCGCCGGAGTTGCCGGAGGAAGatcctcttcctcctcctcctccggTTCTGAATTTCCTGAATCTTCGGTGAGAGTCCCTGGTCAACCTGGTTTGGCTTGGAAGATAATTACTTTACCGATTTCTGTTATTTCTGGTAGTCTAGGGTTAATCTCTGGTGCGATTGGGCTGGGATTGTGGGCTGCCGGTGGTGTTTTGTCGTATTCGTTGGGTGTTGTTGGATTAGGTCATGGAAGGAATGGGGATTCTTCATCGTCTACAACACCGTTGGTTTCGGTTTCGGCTGCTGCATCTGAAGCAATGGAGTTCGTTGCTGGTTTTGAGAGGGATTATGGTTTGAGAAGACCCAATTTCGTTAGTGAAGGGTTTATGGATGCTTTACAGAGATCGAGGAATGAGTTTAAGCTTTTGTTTGTGTATTTACACTCGCCTGATCATCAAGATACTCCTTTGTTCTGTGAAAGAACACTCTGTTCGGAGGTGTTGGTGGCTTTTGTTAATGAAAATTTCGTGTCTTGGGGTGGGAGTATTCGAGCTAGTGAAGGGTTTAAGATGAGTAATAGCTTGAAAGCTTCTAGATTTCCTTTCTGTGCTGTTGTAATGGCTGCCACTAATCAGAGGATTGCTTTACTTCAGCAG GTTGAAGGTCCGAAAACTCCTGAAGAATTGCTTACAGTATTGCAGAGAGTGCTTGAAGAAAGTGCTCCAGTTCTCGTTACAGCAAGGCTTGACGCAGAGGAAAGGAGAAGCAACATCCGTTTAAGGGAAGAGCAAGATGCTGCTTATAGAGCTGCTCTTGAAGCTGATCAA GCTAGGGAACGCCAAAGGAAAGAGGAGCAAGAACGTCTGGAAAGAGAAGCTGCTGAAGCTGAGAGGAAGCgcaaagaggaagaagaggcTCGTGAGAGAGCAGCACGTGAAGCAGAGGAGAAAGCAGCTGCGCTCGCTAGGATTCGACAAGAAAAAGCCCTATCCCTTGGTGCTGAACCTGAAAAAGGACCTAATGTAACACAG GTTTTGGTGAGGTTCCCAACCGGAGAACGCAAGGAAAGAAGGTTCGACAGCACAGCAACAATCCAGACCGTGTATGATTATGTCGATTCATTGGGATGTTTAGAGGTGGAGAATTACAGCCTGGTCTCAAACTTCCCTCGCATGGTTTATGGCCCCGAGAAGCTGGCGCTATCTTTGAAAGAAGCCGGGTTGCACCCTCAAGCCAGCCTTTTTGTGGAGCCAAACTCATAG
- the LOC115716944 gene encoding aluminum-activated malate transporter 10, translating into MAIEKEVSGQVQWSIRINDDSTKVLAPEKGLLSKFFLGLKGLIIWIFSKPAKFFHNAWKIGCNDPRKVIHCLKVGIALTAVSFFYYMRPLYDGVGGTAMWAVMTVVVVFENTVGATLCKCLNRICGTFLAGFVAIGVHWIARHSGDKVEPFIVGVSVFILASAATFSRFIPSVKSRFDYGTMIFILTFSFVSISGYRVDKLFDLAHQRLSTIIIGTSLCILVIMTVCPIWAGQELHTLINRNMDKLGDSLDGCIADYFSGNNNKESEKSYKCVLSSKAAEDTMANFARWEPAHGRFNFRHPWNQYLEIAAAMRGCAYCIEAFNGCIKSENKAPEQLKKQLSNICLEVSSNSTSVMKELATILKTMKKSSRLDFLVEQMNTSVEELQNDLKSLPGVSTPLPLPLPENSTPKLEANDDDSSNVAASVPVSVPLMEIIPLVTLTSLLIEITVRIKSTVKSVEKLADLAHFQPMTDEKLKKSDNNKNKNKVIEKDQHKEEDETMRTLQRV; encoded by the exons ATGGCTATAGAGAAGGAAGTAAGTGGTCAAGTCCAATGGAGTATAAGAATCAATGATGACTCAACCAAAGTTTTGGCACCAGAAAAAGGCCTTCTCAGCAAATTTTTTCTTGGTCTGAAAGGTCTAATCATATGGATATTTTCGAAACCTGCGAAATTCTTCCATAATGCTTGGAAAATAGGCTGCAATGATCCAAGAAAAGTTATCCATTGCTTGAAAGTTGGTATAGCTCTTACTGCTGTTTCTTTCTTCTATTATATGAGGCCTCTTTATGATGGTGTTGGAGGAACTGCTATGTGGGCAGTTATGACAGTTGTTGTAGTTTTCGAAAATACAGTTG GTGCAACACTTTGTAAGTGTTTGAACAGAATTTGTGGGACATTTTTAGCTGGATTTGTAGCCATTGGTGTCCATTGGATTGCTAGACATTCAGGAGATAAAGTTGAGCCTTTCATAGTGGGAGTTTCTGTATTTATTTTAG CTTCTGCAGCAACTTTCTCTAGATTTATTCCATCAGTAAAATCAAGATTTGATTATGGAACTATGATCTTCATCCTCACTTTCAGCTTTGTTTCGATTTCGGGTTATCGAGTTGATAAGCTATTCGATTTAGCTCATCAAAGATTATCAACCATAATCATTGGAACTTCATTGTGTATTCTTGTAATTATGACTGTTTGTCCCATTTGGGCTGGCCAAGAACTCCATACACTCATCAATAGGAACATGGACAAACTTGGTGACTCACTTGAtg gttgTATAGCTGATTACTTTAGTGGTAACAACAATAAAGAATCTGAGAAAAGTTACAAATGTGTACTGAGTTCAAAAGCTGCAGAAGATACTATG GCTAATTTTGCTAGGTGGGAACCTGCACATGGCCGATTTAACTTTCGACATCCATGGAATCAATACCTTGAAATCGCTGCAGCAATGCGAGGCTGCGCTTATTGCATTGAAGCTTTCAATGGTTGCATCAAATCTGAAAATAAG GCACCAGAGCAACTGAAGAAGCAATTGAGCAACATTTGTTTAGAAGTAAGCTCAAACTCAACAAGTGTTATGAAAGAGCTAGCTACCATTTTGAAGACTATGAAGAAATCATCAAGATTGGATTTTTTAGTTGAACAAATGAACACTTCAGTTGAAGAGCTACAAAATGACTTGAAATCTCTTCCTGGTGTGTCAACTCCTCTGCCTCTACCACTCCCCGAAAATTCAACTCCAAAACTCGAGGCGAATGATGATGATTCGAGTAATGTTGCAGCctcagttccagtctcagttccTCTCATGGAGATAATTCCTTTGGTGACATTAACATCTTTGTTGATTGAAATCACAGTGAGGATCAAAAGCACAGTTAAATCAGTTGAAAAACTTGCTGACTTGGCTCATTTTCAGCCTATGACTGATGAGAAGTTGAAAAAAAGTGACAATAACAAGAACAAGAATAAAGTGATTGAGAAAGATCAAcataaagaagaagatgaaactATGAGAACCCTTCAAAGGGTTTAG
- the LOC115715670 gene encoding transcription factor bHLH157: MGEAENSSVLRRTLKNLCVSNGWSYGVFWCFDQRNPMLLSLEDAYFEDQVGAVIENMLLKIHMLGEGIIGQTALNGKYQWIQANEEWNSFRSTQNNHFFQDDSEVCYEFSSGIKTIVVVPVESRGVVHFGSVEMISESLDFVNETMRVFQETENVDVFNTLENAHCYEKVENFDINGLFASLFSSQNSSSEFIPPIFGENNCSVSDMDWEKMSFFNKKNETFLDDHDLFCTEYPTLASSNQDSFVSQQQQQQQQLVCSGKANSLESFPEKLFEEFEPMDFRTDLLGQLDDLSQWFASSSSPDLNGDKAIQQIPTESTQSYVKSGIIQGDENEIMMPSSASGKCISGLKSYPRKGLFSELGIEQLLVGSNSSSTCLTKSNLEDESFSSPIKRRKIQNTTKEVPKSQVGLWIDDSYSIIGGSSSSTVLSQSQMASEEPKKVIRKRARPGESTRPRPKDRQLIQDRIKELRGIIPSGGKCSIDSLLDRTIKYMLFLQGVTKYADKLKQSNKPKLINNDNGAILRDNNNNISSTSGGGGGGVTWAFEVGGQSMACPIIVEDLNPPGQMLIEMLCEEHGLFLEIADMIRGFGLSILKGVMEVRENNKIWAHFIVEASNHITRIDVFWSLVQLLQQTNAANEIDSTKLPSNVVMNGGIPLFDNYQKPNFPPPICLTETLH, from the exons ATGGGTGAAGCTGAGAACAGTTCAGTACTTAGAAGAACACTCAAGAATCTTTGTGTTAGTAATGGTTGGTCTTATGGTGTTTTTTGGTGTTTTGACCAAAGAAATCCCAt GTTGTTGTCTCTTGAAGATGCTTACTTTGAGGACCAAGTTGGTGCAGTCATTGAAAATATGCTTCTAAAAATCCATATGCTTGGAGAAGG AATTATTGGTCAAACTGCTTTGAATGGAAAATACCAATGGATTCAAGCTAATGAGGAATGGAATTCCTTCAGATCTACTCAAAATAATCACTTTTttcag GATGATTCTGAAGTTTGTTATGAGTTTTCTTCTGGAATAAAG ACAATTGTGGTTGTTCCGGTTGAATCGCGAGGAGTAGTACATTTCGGATCTGTTGAGATG ATATCTGAGAGCTTGGATTTTGTTAATGAAACAATGAGGGTTTTTCAAGAAACCGAAAATGTTGATGTGTTTAACACATTGGAAAATGCTCATTGTTATGAAAAAGTTGAGAACTTTGATATAAATGGATTGTTTGCTTCTTTATTCTCATCACAAAATTCGAGTAGCGAGTTCATTCCTCCAATTTTCGGGGAAAACAATTGCTCTGTATCTGATATGGATTGGGAAAAGATGtcattttttaacaaaaaaaatgaaacttttCTTGATGATCATGACTTGTTCTGTACCGAATATCCTACTTTGGCTTCGTCGAATCAAGATTCTTTCGTGTctcagcagcagcagcagcagcagcaactCGTGTGCTCGGGAAAAGCTAATAGCTTGGAGAGTTTTCCCGAGAAGTTGTTCGAGGAATTTGAGCCAATGGATTTCAGAACAGATTTGTTGGGGCAATTGGATGATCTTTCACAGTGGTTTGCCTCTTCATCATCACCTGATCTGAATGGTGATAAGGCAATTCAACAGATACCAACTGAATCTACTCAAAGCTATGTTAAATCTGGTATCATTCAGGGTGATGAAAATGAGATTATGATGCCAAGTTCTGCATCAGGAAAATGCATTTCGGGGTTGAAATCTTATCCCCGAAAAGGGTTATTCTCAGAGCTAGGAATTGAACAACTTTTGGTTGGTTCAAATAGTTCTTCTACATGTTTGACTAAATCAAATTTGGAAGATGAATCATTTTCATCACCAATTAAAAGGAGGAAAATTCAAAACACAACAAAGGAGGTTCCTAAATCACAAGTTGGTTTATGGATTGATGATAGTTATAGCATCATTGGTGGAAGTAGTAGCAGCACTGTTCTGTCTCAATCGCAGATGGCGAGTGAGGAGCCTAAAAAGGTTATTAGGAAGAGGGCGAGGCCGGGGGAGAGTACTAGACCGAGACCTAAGGATCGTCAGCTAATCCAAGACCGAATCAAAGAGTTAAGAGGCATCATTCCTAGTGGTGGAAAG TGTAGCATTGATTCTTTATTGGACCGAACGATCAAGTACATGCTTTTCTTGCAAGGCGTGACAAAATACGCTGACAAGCTCAAGCAATCCAATAAGCCTAAA TTGATCAACAATGACAATGGCGCCATTCTAAgagacaacaacaacaacatcagTAGCActagtggtggtggtggtggtggagtTACATGGGCTTTCGAAGTTGGGGGTCAATCGATGGCTTGCCCTATTATCGTCGAGGACCTTAATCCACCGGGCCAAATGCTTATTGAA ATGCTTTGCGAGGAACATGGATTGTTTCTCGAGATAGCAGACATGATTCGAGGATTCGGGTTAAGTATATTGAAGGGAGTAATGGAAGTACgcgaaaataacaaaatatggGCTCATTTTATTGTTGAG GCTAGTAATCACATAACAAGAATCGATGTATTTTGGTCGCTCGTACAACTTCTTCAACAAACAAATGCTGCAAATGAGATTGATTCTACTAAGTTACCAAGTAATGTTGTTATGAATGGAGGAATTCCTCTATTTGACAATTACCAAAAACCGAATTTTCCTCCTCCAATTTGCTTAACCGAAACACTTCACTGA
- the LOC115717358 gene encoding uncharacterized protein LOC115717358 codes for MADSIVTSDKPSTSSPLDTPRIICHVCQKQFSQYTCPRCNSRYCSLHCYKSHSLRCTESFMRENVVAELQHLQPNDETKEKMLDILKKIHSEEETEDMDEQDSTLSEETINKIMSGDQISFDDLSSEEKKQFQRAIASGELSKLIEPWEPWWLRPSARTISLSREGTQLVQPVNEEETMTSPESSLESNQTEIPPGPDTPLPPLSNLSSTQPSPLLAVHLVDIIYSYCFTLRLYNGDWKSNAAESALVVLSVSSVLGQCAQPETVLEALSYCLEQTCSPAYRQIGGLQFGLGLIDDVVSLLTLGNNALLCLLSDLQRLVQTGEKELKAEKPQKTKKVEIRNKLKLAERKIYFIMCWVHEQPSEAWSSLAAIVRAEKASASAMEYVSVRRKLDKKTEQKSKVMIEEIE; via the exons ATGGCAGACTCTATTGTTACCTCTGATAAACCTTCCACGTCGTCTCCTCTCGATACTCCTCGAATAATCTGCCATGT ATGTCAGAAGCAATTTTCCCAGTATACTTGTCCTCGATGCAATTCGCGATACTGTTCTTTGCACTGCTACAAG TCTCATAGTCTTCGTTGTACTGAATCCTTTATGCGGGAAAATGTTGTTGCGGAACTTCAACATCTGCAACCTAATGATGAAACTAAAGAGAAAATGCTggatatactaaaaaaaattcattcagAAGAAGAAACAGAAGACATGGATGAACAAG ATTCAACACTTTCTGAGGAGACCATTAACAAGATTATGTCTG GAGATCAAATCAGTTTCGATGATTTATCTTCAGAAGAAAAGAAACAATTTCAAAGAGCTATTGCATCTGGAGAATTGAGTAAGTTAATTGAGCCTTGGGAACCATGGTGGCTGAGGCCTTCTGCAAGGACGATATCACTCAGCAGAGAAGGTACTCAACTCGTGCAGCCAGTTAACGAAGAGGAAACAATGACATCACCAGAATCCAGTTTAGAAAGCAACCAAACCGAAATTCCTCCTGGCCCAGATACCCCACTTCCTCCACTCAGCAATCTAAGTTCCACACAACCGTCGCCACTTTTAGCTGTACATCTCGTTGACATTATATACAGCTATTGTTTCACGCTACGCCTCTACAATGGTGATTGGAAATCAAATGCTGCAGAATCTGCCTTGGTGGTGTTAAGCGTGTCATCTGTATTGGGTCAATGTGCACAACCCGAAACAGTGTTGGAGGCTTTGTCTTACTGCCTCGAGCAAACCTGTTCCCCGGCTTACAGACAGATAGGAGGCTTGCAATTCGGTTTAGGCCTTATTGATGATGTAGTAAGCTTACTTACTTTAGGTAACAATGCCCTATTGTGCTTACTTTCCGACTTGCAAAGACTTGTTCAAACCGGGGAAAAAGAGCTTAAGGCTGAGAAACCACAGAAAACAAAGAAGGTAGAGATCAGGAATAAGCTGAAACTAGCCGAGAGGAAGATATATTTTATCATGTGTTGGGTACACGAGCAACCTAGCGAAGCTTGGTCTTCCTTGGCCGCCATTGTGAGGGCGGAGAAGGCTTCGGCTTCGGCTATGGAATATGTTAGTGTGCGAAGGAAATTGGATAAAAAAACAGAACAGAAGAGCAAGGTTATGATTGAAGAGATTGAGTGA
- the LOC133038523 gene encoding uncharacterized protein LOC133038523: MDNSCVADLLLPSGGWDVPKLKHLFDQETVIAILKNGSPPGSGQDSWLWTLESNGRFSSKSAYLSQALERAPQCNVAPALWNKLWNSKIMERHKVLWWCILSQALPVRAVIKRRLQIDDSSCPLCGRGEETMEHLFLTCDVAMHLWRSSPWGIFPVCDIGVRVWDWVKFIWSLNSRGLRVDDVFLYASFVVDNIWRMRNDVIHNNCTPNVLKYIDHICSSFADAHTSLLHSPTPPEKDTWMPPPLDWIKLNCDVRVGLESMCIAVVARNHLGRVVSIHTARLDFSEALCGEAAACCLAVSVALDLKYNYVIVESDSRLVINALNGKATHWALENYVSFCSKSSPYLMCCNFSNVSRNCNFAAHNVAKWAFTHQVFGSIPINSVPENILCNDHEV; the protein is encoded by the coding sequence ATGGATAATAGTTGTGTTGCTGATCTTTTGTTGCCTTCGGGAGGGTGGGACGTCCCTAAGCTTAAACATCTGTTTGACCAAGAGACGGTGATAGCTATTCTGAAAAATGGTTCCCCCCCAGGTTCGGGTCAGGATAGTTGGTTGTGGACCTTGGAAAGTAATGGGCGATTCTCTAGTAAATCGGCTTATCTGTCCCAGGCTTTGGAGAGAGCTCCCCAGTGTAATGTTGCCCCCGCGCTCTGGAATAAACTTTGGAATAGTAAAATCATGGAGCGACATAAGGTTCTTTGGTGGTGCATTCTTTCCCAAGCTCTCCCTGTTAGAGCTGTGATTAAACGAAGACTTCAGATTGATGATTCCAGTTGTCCGTTGTGTGGTAGGGGTGAGGAAACTATGGAACACTTGTTTCTTACCTGCGATGTGGCGATGCACTTATGGAGGTCGTCTCCGTGGGGGATTTTCCCTGTGTGTGACATCGGTGTTCGTGTTTGGGATTGGGTGAAGTTCATTTGGAGCCTTAACAGCCGGGGTCTCCGAGTGGACGATGTCTTCCTGTATGCCTCGTTTGTAGTGGACAACATATGGAGGATGCGCAACGACGTCATACATAATAATTGCACTCCTAATGTTCTTAAATATATTGACCATATTTGTTCTTCTTTTGCAGATGCACATACTTCTCTATTGCATAGTCCTACTCCGCCTGAGAAGGACACCTGGATGCCTCCACCGCTAGACTGGATAAAGTTAAACTGTGATGTTCGCGTGGGTTTGGAGAGTATGTGCATAGCTGTTGTTGCTAGGAATCATCTAGGGAGGGTGGTTTCTATTCACACGGCTAGATTGGATTTCTCGGAAGCTCTTTGCGGAGAAGCGGCGGCCTGTTGTTTGGCGGTGTCGGTTGCTTTAGATTTAAAGTATAATTATGTTATTGTGGAGAGTGACTCGAGACTAGTAATCAACGCTCTCAATGGGAAGGCGACTCATTGGGCTCTTGAGAACTATGTCTCCTTTTGTTCTAAGTCTTCTCCTTATTTAATGTGTTGTAATTTTTCAAATGTTAGTAGGAACTGTAACTTTGCGGCACACAATGTCGCTAAGTGGGCCTTCACCCACCAAGTGTTTGGATCGATCCCGATCAATTCTGTTCCGGAAAACATTTTATGTAACGACCATGAGGTCTAG